A single region of the Raphanus sativus cultivar WK10039 chromosome 1, ASM80110v3, whole genome shotgun sequence genome encodes:
- the LOC108835083 gene encoding uncharacterized protein LOC108835083: MAREWGLAQTHTTSTRSPQHRQTPALSSSANVVCFTDAAWQVETNITGCGWLLKDHGDVCLTQGTCSFNDTSSALVAEALAVRSALLNALELGISRICIKTDCQALVAIITSNHHPADLHGIIRDIEHLSSSFDCISFAFISRNLNCEADSLAKTALYSPSTN, encoded by the coding sequence ATGGCTAGAGAGTGGGGCCTCGCTCAAACCCATACAACCTCAACACGGTCTCCTCAGCATCGTCAAACACCAGCGCTAAGTTCTTCTGCTAATGTTGTCTGTTTTACCGATGCGGCTTGGCAGGTTGAAACAAACATAACAGGTTGCGGATGGCTACTTAAAGATCATGGTGACGTCTGCCTAACACAGGGTACTTGTTCCTTCAATGACACATCCTCAGCATTGGTGGCCGAAGCTCTTGCAGTCCGATCAGCACTTCTCAACGCCCTCGAGTTGGGCATCTCAAGAATCTGTATCAAAACAGATTGTCAAGCACTTGTTGCTATTATCACCTCGAACCATCACCCGGCGGATCTCCACGGAATCATTCGGGATATCGAGCATCTATCCTCTTCCTTTGACTGtatttcttttgcttttatttcCAGAAACTTGAATTGTGAGGCTGACTCCCTTGCAAAGACTGCTTTGTACTCTCCTTCCACCAACTAA